A region of Acidisarcina sp. DNA encodes the following proteins:
- a CDS encoding class II aldolase/adducin family protein — MIRDWTEDTMQTTSDHLAFTACASERELLRELVSIGKRMYRMGYAPGTSGNISVRLDSQRILATPTGCGKSLMRPSDMVVVDPDGHKLCGKHNPTSELGMHLTVYRMRPDVQAIVHAHPPIATAFAACRKALDEPICSEILMTTGPVPLAAYATTGTEEVSASLEPFIPMYDAILLANHGVLTYGGSLLDAFMKMETTEHFAQVCLAAHQLGGARALSSVDIEKLHHARGRYRQNSGEACRY, encoded by the coding sequence ATGATCCGAGACTGGACCGAAGACACCATGCAGACCACCAGCGATCACCTGGCGTTTACCGCCTGCGCATCCGAACGTGAGCTATTAAGAGAGCTTGTCAGCATCGGCAAGCGGATGTATCGAATGGGCTATGCGCCCGGAACCTCGGGCAATATTTCCGTTAGGCTCGACAGCCAGCGAATCCTGGCAACCCCCACAGGGTGCGGCAAGTCGCTCATGCGCCCCTCCGACATGGTCGTGGTCGATCCCGATGGCCACAAGCTATGCGGCAAGCACAACCCCACGAGCGAGCTCGGCATGCACCTCACCGTCTATCGCATGCGCCCCGATGTGCAGGCCATCGTTCACGCTCATCCACCGATCGCTACAGCATTCGCCGCCTGCCGCAAGGCACTCGACGAGCCCATCTGCTCTGAGATTCTCATGACCACCGGTCCAGTGCCTCTCGCCGCTTATGCCACTACAGGCACGGAAGAAGTGAGTGCAAGCCTCGAACCTTTCATACCCATGTACGATGCGATTCTTCTTGCCAATCATGGTGTCCTCACCTATGGGGGAAGCCTGCTCGACGCCTTCATGAAGATGGAAACCACCGAGCACTTCGCCCAGGTGTGCCTCGCAGCGCATCAGCTCGGCGGAGCCCGTGCACTCAGCAGCGTAGATATTGAAAAGCTGCATCATGCGCGTGGCAGATATAGGCAGAACTCTGGAGAAGCCTGCAGATACTAA
- a CDS encoding site-specific integrase: MKNKRADDSWFFRYYEDVSGKRVHRNLRIGTVRELPRRRDAEKAVLPLRSTINSGVRAPETVRDLVAHYRKHELTLERKAYATVEAHESYLTLHILPKWQDHRLSEVKTVAVEQWLESMKFAPATKTKIRNIMSAVYSHGIRHEWITFNPVSKVRCSAKRLREPDVLAPGEFQALLAELPLRERVMVMIAGSTGLRRSELFALRWSDVNFFTMEIAVTRSCVRNHFGETKTEASHKPVPLHESVCDALAEWRGASPYKGDDDFLFPSLRMNGTQPLMPDMVLKKAIRPALTRAGITGKVIGWHSFRHSLATNLRSLGVDVKVAQELLRHANSRTTMDLYTQAVSADKRSASQRQVEMLLG, from the coding sequence GTGAAGAACAAGAGAGCCGATGACAGTTGGTTTTTCCGCTATTACGAAGACGTGAGCGGAAAGCGCGTTCATCGCAATCTCAGAATCGGGACGGTGCGGGAACTCCCACGGCGTCGCGATGCTGAGAAGGCCGTCTTGCCGCTTCGCTCAACCATCAACAGCGGGGTCCGTGCGCCGGAGACGGTGCGTGACCTTGTAGCCCACTATCGGAAGCATGAATTGACATTGGAGCGCAAAGCCTACGCGACGGTTGAGGCGCATGAGTCGTACTTGACTCTGCACATTCTCCCAAAGTGGCAGGACCACAGGCTCTCCGAAGTCAAGACCGTTGCCGTTGAGCAGTGGTTAGAATCGATGAAATTCGCCCCGGCTACCAAGACGAAAATCCGCAACATCATGTCTGCGGTTTACAGTCACGGAATCCGGCACGAATGGATTACTTTCAACCCGGTCAGCAAAGTACGCTGCTCGGCAAAACGGTTGCGTGAACCTGATGTGCTTGCGCCGGGAGAGTTTCAGGCGTTATTGGCGGAGCTGCCCTTGCGTGAGCGTGTGATGGTCATGATTGCAGGCTCAACCGGCCTTCGCCGCTCCGAGCTATTCGCACTCAGATGGAGTGACGTGAACTTCTTCACCATGGAGATTGCTGTCACCCGGTCTTGCGTGCGGAACCACTTCGGAGAAACGAAGACAGAAGCGAGTCACAAGCCGGTCCCGTTGCACGAGTCCGTCTGTGATGCCTTGGCAGAATGGAGGGGCGCGTCACCGTACAAAGGTGATGACGATTTTCTCTTTCCTTCGCTTCGAATGAACGGTACTCAGCCGCTAATGCCGGACATGGTGCTCAAAAAGGCCATCCGTCCGGCTCTCACGCGGGCGGGCATCACCGGCAAGGTAATTGGCTGGCACAGCTTTCGGCACAGCTTGGCAACCAACCTCCGCAGCTTGGGAGTGGATGTCAAGGTTGCACAAGAGCTGCTCCGGCACGCAAATTCACGCACCACGATGGACCTGTACACGCAAGCAGTTTCCGCAGACAAGCGGAGTGCGAGTCAGAGGCAAGTTGAGATGTTGTTGGGATGA
- a CDS encoding helix-turn-helix domain-containing protein — translation METRLPYDRRPAACRHRFLTPVEASEFLGGINSRTVTRWAREGYLPAFPVGEGKRRLWRFLESDLEAWMLSRRTGKTAAALSASTLLAATDAPTRRRLEGE, via the coding sequence ATGGAAACGCGACTTCCATATGACAGAAGACCGGCTGCCTGCCGTCACAGGTTTCTGACGCCTGTTGAGGCGTCGGAATTCCTTGGCGGTATCAACAGCCGCACAGTGACCAGATGGGCGCGTGAAGGCTATCTCCCCGCGTTCCCGGTTGGTGAGGGCAAGCGGCGGCTCTGGCGCTTCCTGGAGAGTGACCTTGAGGCGTGGATGCTCTCCCGGCGCACGGGAAAGACTGCGGCGGCACTTTCCGCGAGTACACTACTCGCAGCCACCGATGCTCCCACAAGGAGACGCCTTGAGGGAGAGTAA
- a CDS encoding bifunctional DNA primase/polymerase: protein MRLMEIALDCIRRGWHVFPCWPKSKKPMTERGFKDATTDEEIVRAWWEKTPDANVAIATGASGLCVVDIDHGLESADSLDGWLAAHGLPYTYAVRTGRRPEFGVQLYYSGEGLKSTGWRLEDGSGDIRCSTGYVMAAGSIHPDSGEAYEVLCNDALSPVPDSVRSLTTRANDPSMVTTVDDDTADDWKTWLLEYMDRNKLEARDYEKRVSNGYWLGVHCPWEAQHGSGAGAESSTVLGILDGKIAFECSHGTCKANKRDTAAFKQLMTLMHGEAEREPGAEPEIVLGSMTHLPMPNALSTDWRELFHTKDEALHAPPVTFLIDGFLQREGVTAIAGPVRERKSLIALNLAHALLTGEKLFDHFAVVKRPERVLYLCPEVSLGPFTDRLKKIGLLDCVGETLFYRTLSSDGSLTLNAPELRPALPGSVVILDTAIRFLEGDENSSKDVRAFADSIFALLRDGAESVVMLHHSPKDSGDSMTLENAMRGSGDMGAFLACCWGTRLQDPTHPYESASFMSNLKQRDFESKDFEATCTPDCRMHVVGDPDTQSVTLQGRKGFRGNKDGKDDAAIAIMKANPMLKNPGLSRLLLDHGIERSPEWVRRHRLGLLPGNQLVAT from the coding sequence ATGCGTCTAATGGAAATTGCTCTTGATTGCATCCGGCGCGGATGGCACGTCTTCCCGTGCTGGCCTAAGTCCAAGAAGCCCATGACTGAGCGCGGCTTCAAGGACGCCACGACTGATGAAGAGATTGTCCGGGCGTGGTGGGAGAAGACGCCGGACGCCAATGTTGCCATTGCCACAGGCGCAAGCGGCCTGTGTGTGGTTGACATTGACCACGGGCTTGAGAGCGCGGACAGTCTTGACGGATGGCTTGCCGCCCATGGTCTGCCGTACACATACGCGGTGCGCACAGGCCGCCGTCCTGAGTTTGGCGTCCAGCTCTATTACTCGGGTGAAGGTCTGAAGTCAACCGGCTGGAGGCTTGAAGACGGCAGCGGTGACATCCGTTGCTCAACTGGCTACGTGATGGCAGCCGGGAGTATTCACCCGGACAGCGGTGAGGCGTATGAGGTCCTGTGCAATGACGCACTCAGCCCGGTGCCGGATTCTGTGCGCTCACTCACCACTAGGGCCAATGACCCAAGCATGGTCACCACTGTGGATGATGACACGGCTGATGACTGGAAAACGTGGCTCTTGGAGTACATGGACCGCAACAAGCTGGAGGCGCGTGACTATGAGAAGCGTGTCTCCAACGGCTATTGGCTTGGCGTTCACTGCCCATGGGAAGCACAGCACGGCAGTGGTGCCGGAGCTGAGAGCAGCACCGTGTTGGGCATCCTTGACGGCAAGATTGCCTTTGAGTGCTCACACGGCACGTGCAAGGCCAACAAGCGTGACACTGCCGCATTTAAGCAGCTCATGACGCTGATGCACGGTGAAGCTGAGCGAGAGCCGGGAGCTGAGCCGGAGATTGTGCTTGGGAGCATGACCCATTTGCCAATGCCCAACGCGCTGTCAACGGATTGGCGTGAGTTGTTCCACACCAAGGATGAGGCGCTCCATGCTCCGCCCGTTACGTTCCTGATTGATGGCTTTTTGCAGCGTGAGGGCGTCACGGCCATTGCCGGGCCGGTGCGTGAACGCAAGAGCCTTATTGCGCTGAATCTCGCACATGCGCTGCTCACCGGGGAAAAGCTGTTTGACCATTTTGCCGTGGTGAAGAGGCCGGAGCGTGTGCTGTACCTGTGCCCTGAAGTTTCACTTGGTCCTTTCACAGACCGGCTCAAGAAGATTGGATTGCTGGACTGTGTGGGTGAAACGCTGTTTTACCGAACCCTCAGCTCTGACGGCAGCTTAACGTTGAATGCGCCGGAGCTACGGCCCGCACTGCCCGGCTCCGTTGTCATTCTCGACACGGCAATCCGTTTCCTAGAGGGTGACGAAAACAGCTCAAAGGATGTCCGTGCATTTGCAGACAGCATCTTTGCGCTGTTGCGTGACGGTGCGGAATCCGTCGTCATGTTGCACCACTCACCCAAGGACAGCGGTGACAGCATGACCTTGGAAAACGCCATGCGCGGCAGTGGCGACATGGGCGCGTTCCTTGCGTGTTGTTGGGGTACGCGGTTGCAGGACCCTACGCATCCGTATGAGTCCGCTTCATTCATGTCAAACCTGAAGCAGCGTGACTTTGAGAGTAAGGACTTTGAAGCCACATGCACACCTGATTGCCGTATGCACGTTGTTGGAGACCCTGATACACAATCCGTTACGTTGCAGGGCCGCAAGGGATTCAGGGGCAACAAGGACGGTAAGGATGATGCGGCCATCGCAATCATGAAGGCCAACCCCATGTTGAAGAATCCGGGGCTGTCCCGCTTGCTCTTGGACCATGGGATTGAACGGTCACCGGAATGGGTGCGGCGTCACCGGCTTGGGCTGCTGCCCGGCAATCAACTTGTGGCGACATAA
- a CDS encoding helix-turn-helix domain-containing protein, with amino-acid sequence MRTLKIATEDKLHSAESAAELLGVRPSTIRWWWSIGRLPRLKIGRLSRVRESALLALIGREQTASPESVEAARG; translated from the coding sequence ATGAGAACACTGAAGATTGCAACTGAGGACAAGCTGCACAGCGCGGAATCTGCTGCTGAGCTGCTTGGTGTCCGGCCCTCCACAATCCGGTGGTGGTGGTCAATCGGGCGTCTGCCAAGACTGAAAATTGGACGGCTGTCACGGGTGCGTGAATCTGCGCTCCTTGCCCTGATTGGGCGCGAACAAACAGCAAGCCCGGAAAGCGTGGAGGCGGCCCGTGGATAG
- a CDS encoding recombinase family protein, giving the protein MANGKFISYLRVSTQKQGRSGLGLEAQRAAVLGYLNGGKWKLVEEVVEVESGKRNDRPELARALALCRVHGAKLLIAKLDRLARNVAFIANLMEAGIEFEAVDLPQANRLTLHVMAALAEYEAKAISDRTKAALGAAKARGTKLGGRRWAVETVANKANAASVKVRTEQAHKRANDLAPIVEAIKAEGGVSLRQIADGLNRRGITTARGGQWSAVQVKRLQGTSHIAVMS; this is encoded by the coding sequence ATGGCAAACGGTAAATTCATCTCCTACCTTCGGGTTTCAACACAGAAGCAAGGCCGCTCGGGTCTTGGCTTGGAAGCACAGCGGGCCGCTGTGTTGGGCTACCTCAACGGTGGAAAGTGGAAGCTGGTGGAGGAAGTGGTTGAGGTGGAATCCGGCAAGCGCAACGACCGCCCGGAGCTGGCCCGCGCCTTGGCCTTGTGCCGCGTTCACGGTGCCAAGCTGCTGATTGCCAAGTTAGACCGTCTCGCCCGCAACGTGGCCTTCATCGCTAATCTCATGGAGGCGGGCATAGAGTTTGAGGCCGTTGACTTGCCACAGGCGAACCGCCTCACACTGCATGTTATGGCCGCGCTTGCGGAGTATGAGGCCAAGGCCATTTCAGACCGCACCAAGGCCGCCTTGGGAGCAGCCAAGGCCAGAGGCACGAAATTGGGTGGGAGACGTTGGGCCGTAGAAACCGTGGCGAACAAGGCTAACGCGGCAAGCGTCAAAGTCCGCACGGAACAGGCACACAAGCGGGCCAACGATTTGGCCCCGATTGTTGAGGCCATCAAAGCAGAAGGTGGGGTCTCACTTCGCCAGATTGCGGACGGACTAAACCGGCGCGGCATCACGACAGCTAGGGGCGGTCAGTGGAGTGCGGTGCAGGTTAAGAGGCTCCAGGGCACCAGTCATATCGCGGTGATGAGCTAG